The proteins below come from a single Chrysoperla carnea chromosome 1, inChrCarn1.1, whole genome shotgun sequence genomic window:
- the LOC123305468 gene encoding MHC class II regulatory factor RFX1-like codes for MRVFLVFTALIVTALARPEAGYSYNRPSGGGLLINAGSLPLQNQGLSGGLLIGGGGLSQGSYSQGGSSSGGLLIQTGGLQTAPAPQYNAPAPQYNLPAPQYNIPAPNYNVATLGHSGATGGGLLINTGSIQRPLPQPLPQPIPQPLPAPQPQFVQQAPLIQKHIYVHVPPPEQEEVHEQRIIGQSVQPVKHYKIIFIKAPSAPAPTQQQIIQAQAQNQEKTLIYVLSKKPDDVADIQLQANVAPTQPSKPEVYFIRYKTNKQNLGGGAINLGASGGAINLGGSGGGYIQGGSASDSGLSLGSGSLGTSSLGGSGFIGGGSGLSGGSVQLGGGSVSLGGGSSGLTTSYGPPNHSGPYKRSDKTTNNKQ; via the exons ATGAGAGTATTTTTG gtatTTACGGCTCTCATAGTGACTGCCCTAGCGAGGCCCGAAGCAGGATATTCATATAATCGACCAAGTGGTGGTGGATTATTAATTAATGCCGGAAGTCTTCCTTTACAAAATCAAGGATTAAGTGGTGGCTTATTAATTGGAG GTGGTGGTTTATCCCAAGGATCTTACTCCCAGGGAGGAAGTAGTAGCGGAGGGTTACTAATTCAAACCGGTGGATTACAAACAGCTCCAGCTCCACAATACAATGCACCCGCTCCACAATATAATTTACCAGCTCCGCAGTACAACATTCCAGCACCTAATTATAATGTAGCAACACTTGGACACAGTGGCGCAACTGGTGGtggattattaattaataccgGATCAATACAACGACCTCTTCCACAACCATTACCGCAGCCAATTCCTCAACCCTTACCAGCACCTCAACCTCAATTTGTTCAACAAGCTCCATTGattcaaaaacatatttacGTACATGTTCCACCACCAGAGCAAGAAGAAGTCCATGAACAAAGAATTATTGGGCAAAGTGTTCAACCAGTAAAACATTACAAGATCATTTTCATCaag GCTCCAAGTGCTCCAGCTCCAACTCAACAACAAATCATTCAAGCTCAAGCACAGAACCAAGAGAAGACATTAATTTATGTTCTATCAAAGAAACCTGACGATGTTGCTGATATTCAATTACAAGCAAATGTTGCACCAACTCAACCTTCAAAACCAGAAGTTTACTTCATCAGATACAAAACT AATAAACAAAACTTAGGCGGTGGAGCCATAAACTTAGGAGCCAGCGGTGGAGCCATTAACTTAGGAGGCTCAGGAGGAGGTTATATTCAAGGTGGTAGTGCATCCGATAGTGGATTGTCTTTAGGCTCTGGATCACTTGGTACTTCATCTCTTGGTGGTAGTGGCTTCATTGGTGGAGGAAGTGGATTAAGTGGAGGAAGTGTACAACTAGGAGGAGGTAGTGTTTCATTAGGAGGGGGAAGTTCAGGTTTAACGACAAGCTACGGACCACCAAACCACTCTGGACCATACAAACGAAGTgataaaacaacaaacaacaaacaa
- the LOC123305958 gene encoding LYR motif-containing protein 4, whose product MAHSRSKILQLYKNLIKESSKFEAYNYRNYALRRIRDGFKENKNVSDVDQISKLIEKAENNLNIIKRQALLSQVYSTDKLVIEKQEPHST is encoded by the exons atggCACATTCTAGGAGTAAAATACttcaattgtataaaaatttaattaaagaatcCTCAAAATTTGAAGCATATAATTATCG caACTATGCCCTAAGGAGAATCCGCGAtggatttaaagaaaataaaaatgtatcggATGTAGATCAAATTAGTAAATTGATAGAAAAagctgaaaataatttgaatattattaaaaggcAAGCATTATTATCGCAGGTATATTCCACCGATAAATTAGTGATCGAAAAACAGGAACCTCATTCAACGtga
- the LOC123296570 gene encoding uncharacterized protein LOC123296570 produces MDDDNVLNTLIEFHKNNQWKNILNYKKNCPVINFDWAKLLWAWPDETSLYFIKRNCRKFKLKCVTSIGCGSGLFEYLLQQCTGLTVKGIEIDQKWWESLYSPYQFLNLSFTDIDVIPKISHETALMFCYFNDKSSFQEYVKNYSGNLVIIIGPGKDGDTVTNPTPFSPDFGETNTSWTLIDSQQISESKDFIAIYNRNS; encoded by the exons ATGGACGATGACAATGTATTGAACACATTAattgaatttcataaaaataatcaatggaaaaatatattaaattataaaaaaaattgtccagTAATAAATTTTGACTGGGCAAAACTATTATGGGCTTGGCCTGATGAAACAAGTCTGTATTTTATTAAACGTAACtgtcgaaaatttaaattaaaatgtgttACAAGCATAGGATGCGGAAGCGGACTTTTCGAGTATTTATTACAACAATGCACag GTTTAACCGTGAAAGGAATTGAAATTGATCAAAAGTGGTGGGAAAGTCTATATTCCCcataccaatttttaaatttaagcttCACAGATATTGatgtaattccaaaaatttcccATGAAACAGCattaatgttttgttattttaatgataaaagcAGTTTCcaagaatatgttaaaaattattcaggAAATTTAGTGATAATTATTGGGCCTGGAAAAGATGGAGATACAGTAACAAATCCAACACCATTTTCACCTGATTTTGGTGAAACAAACACCTCTTGGACATTAATTGATTCTCAGCAAATTTCTGAATCAAAagattttattgcaatttataATCGAAACTCGTGA